A genomic segment from Aspergillus chevalieri M1 DNA, chromosome 7, nearly complete sequence encodes:
- a CDS encoding uncharacterized protein (COG:S;~EggNog:ENOG410Q0U3), whose product MGGAKKKGVVGAASPWPDHSYNHKDHDQCAHAAAILTETAELKQIADRTQGLPPRDLFIRFMSSVEDLAAKVRDRQSNNGSEDHNGQKEALQQIQNMLNKQTEEIKTLQHSTQAPKVIHSPPSYTPS is encoded by the coding sequence ATGGGgggtgcaaagaagaaaggggtggTCGGAGCCGCGTCTCCGTGGCCTGACCACTCATACAACCATAaggaccacgaccaatgcgcCCATGCAGCTGCCATCCTCACAGAAACGGCAGAGCTGAAGCAAATAGCTGACCGGACCCAGGGACTGCCTCCCAGGGACCTATTCATCCGGTTCATGAGTTCAGTCGAAGACCTCGCAGcaaaggtgcgcgaccgcCAAAGCAACAACGGCAGCGAAGACCACAACGGCCAGAAAGAGGCGCTCCAACAGATCCAAAATATGTTAAACAAGCAGACAGAGGAGATAAAAACTCTACAGCACTCAACACAGGCCCCCAAAGTGATCCACAGCCCCCCATCATACACTCCTtcttga